The DNA sequence AGAGATGTTAACGGCGCCTTTCATGAACATCGCTAAGAGCCCATCGCACATTTGGCGGCTGCAAAACTCACCACGGCCACTTTGGCGCTGAGGCACCAGCCGGCCGTCACAGCTGCCAAAATGGCGGGCGCGGACACGAGGCTCTCGTTGGAGCGCGTGTCGTGTGGCGTGGCGTCACGCGCCGACGCGTAGAGCGCAGCGGATCCGCTTTTATTGCAAGCCATTGGTCGCCGACCCGCATACGGCAGAGAAAGCCGCACGCCGTCGACACGCTTTTCCCAAACGACGACAAAAGGCGCAAGGAATCGAAAATACAGACCGCGAGCCTTTGAGCCGCGGCCGACGGCGGCCACAGAGCGCGGCGCTGAGCGCGCGGGCCTGCGACTTTCTGGAAACGGGTTTGGGTGGATCCGAGTATGACCTTCAACCCGAGGCGGCGCAAACGGATAGGGGCTCCCATTGCACCGCGTACGGTTGCGGCAGAGATGCCGTCCTTTGGCCAAAATCTCTCCATTGACGATTGTGGTGAAAACACGCCCCCTGGTGGCTTTAAGCGGCATGAGGATCGTCTCCTCTCAGCGTGACCTCGCCCTCTTGTGGGAAAGGGGCCAGCGATTCTAATTGCTACGGATGTAACCGAGAGGACGGACAACAAGCACGTAGCcttgcacccccccctcccgattCTCCCCTCTGGCCCCAGCCTCGGAGTCCACTTTGGTGCCATTTCTTACCGCCAAGTCGCTGTAGATGTGGTCGCCAAAGTAGAGCACTTTGGATCCTCGCCAGCCGGTCAGTCTCAGGAACTCGTAGAGGTTGCCCTTCAGGTGACGGAAACGGGGGCCGTTCGTCAAAGGCTTTCACGCGGGGCTCACCTGACGCACCTGTTTGTAGATCTGCCCTTTTTCCAACTTGTGGATTCGGTCCCACAGCAGGGCGCCCTTGTCGGTCACGCGCCTGAACGGCCTGCCAGGCGCAAATAGTGCTCGCTTTGGACAACGAGGCACAACGACGACGGGGAGGCGGAGGCGAGGCGCTCACTTTCTCCTGTCGTTGAAGAAACCGGGTTTGTCCGCCTGAACTATAACCACATCAAAGAGGTCCCTCCAGTCGCTGCCGACGATGTAGCTCATGCCTCGATCCCTGAGGAGTGGAGGGGGCAGGCCAAGGGGGGCACGGCGTTACTATTTACAGAGAGCAACGGTCAAACAATCCGACGTTTTTGCTGGGGAATTTCATCAGGCGTTTTGAAATGGGATCAATGGACGAataacatggggggggggcttccactAATATGCTCAATAAGTACAACATACAGCAATGACCCAAAAATGATGCTTTCATTGCTTCGGCTCATTTCAACACCAACGGGGGAATCTATCCATCGGATGCATTGTTATGATGACTATTGGCCGAGAGTCAGTTAGcgaggcaacccccccccaaactggtGAACACATAACACGACGAAGCACTTACACAAAGTCGAAGGGGCTGTTTGTGATGAGGAACATCTTCTTCCCGTGCTCGCGCAGCTTCTTCAGCACGGCGTGGCTCTGCTCGCCGTAGCAAATGTATTTGCCTGCAAAAGCGCAGCCCCATCAGTCCAAACCTTTGGATGCGTCCACCACGCAAAGGCCCATTACCGATATCGGCCTCCACCGCTCGATACATAATGCCCTTCACGTGAACGTCTCGGATGGCTTCCTGTGAGCAGGAAAgaggaagaacaaaaaacaagtcaagacgACGACCTCGGCGATGTCTCGGGGCTCGTTTGGGACGTGAAATCAAAAATGGCTGGAAAGGTGGAGCTGAAGGGCCGGCTGgaacaaagccccccccccctgctctgcCGGCAACCGAGAGAAACGGGGAGAGGTGTTTAGGTCGGGGCTCTGACCTTGGTCCAGCCCAAAGGAAATTCAAACGGGACTTTGTGGACCTTGCCTTTGGTGTCAATGCTTTTGGTCCAGACAAGAAGCGCTTGAAGGGACATCCGAGGCCATATCAAaggtgggaggggggagaaacaAACGCCAAATAAGGCGACCGGGCCAGGATGGGCGCTCGGGAAACTGTCAGCGTCAACAGGCCTGTCCGATGGGAACGCCATCCGACAGAGAGCCTTATGGCCGATGTTGGAAAAAGTCCttgttttttgcaaaatgtACGCGGGGGCAGATTGGGGCTGTACTTGTCATTACTGCTGAGAGGTCCGACGGGGCAGCTGCATCCGGAACAATCGGCTTTGGGATTAGCCCAGACGACTAGCCGAGATGAGGAAGATTGGCACGCGCGGCGTCCTCCTTTTTCCATTGTTTTATGTCATTGGTCACAGAACATGGCTTGCCTTCAATTTTGAACTCAGAGTTGTGATTTGGTTTTAAGGGCTGAAAAATCAGGACCAAAGCAGCTTTAGTCAAAGAAAAGAAGGCGACAGACATTTGAGATTTTTGCAGGAGTGCTTGAAAAGTATCGGTAGGTAGGCAGGCAGGCTAGCCTGCCCTTTGGAATGGCAACGCGTCAAAACGGCGACCTTGAAAAGTCAGCAGGGTTGCTGTTgaaacgctgtgtgtgtgtgtgtgtgcgtgtgcgcttgAAATGACAGCAATCCATCAAAGATGATGATGGAGGACGAAGAGTGGCGGGCGCTGTGAGCGCCGCTCTCTTTTTGGAGCCGGCGGCGCAGGCGGCCAAAGGAATGATGGCGCGTCTATACTTAGACGCGGTGGTCTCAGCAGCCAAAATTAGGACGCCGCTGGCCGCTCGGCGTATCGCGCGTACACTGGGCAGAGGCCACATCACACTTAGTGATTTTCATTGGGGGGGTCGGGGAGTACATTCAAACCTCGTCTCAAAAATGCGCACGGAATTAGGGCCTCGCTGAAAAGCTTTGCAACTGCCTATGGGTGgcgcaagatggcggcaaagacACCAcagctccccccctcccctcacccccATGAGGCAAGGCCCCTGGGTTCAACATTGGTGCTTGACAAcaagatgccaccagatggcgctgATACTGCCTCACCTTGACGTCTTTGTGCAGGTGCACGGGCTCGTAGTCGATGTTGTGCTTCATGAAGAAGTCGTTGACGCACGACAGGAGGCTCATCTCCGGCAGCGAGAAGATGTCCATGAACTGTTTCATGGAGTGGCCGTGAGAACTCTGCGGGAGAGACGAGAATGCAGACGCGGGCACGGGCGAAGGGCGTCGGCGCCGGACGGGACGGGGCGGCTTTCTTACCTTGCCGTAGAAATCGCTCATAATCTCAAGAGGGACGTGGCAGCCGTCGTACATGGCCACGACTTCCTCGTCGGGGACCGGATGAAGACCCCTGGAGACACACTCGCCACTTAGCGGCCGAGACAAACTCAACACAATGCGATTCTGCGCATATTCAAAGAGAATAAAGTGATGTCGATTGCGTGAAAAGAACTTTGGATGACAGtttcatggtaaaaaaaaaaccaatactCATAATAAATACTTGGTATGTTCAAAGAATGCAAAAAGAAGTAGCCATCTGCCCTGCTGTTATGACAAATGAGGAATCCTGATCTCACTCTTATGCTTATGAACTGTTGCATTGATTTTGAAGGCTTCCATCGATGCTGGCGCGGCTCCTACCTGTAGACGGTGCCCAGCTGGATGTAGTGGAAGGCGTCGATCTTCATCAGCAGCGCCTAGCGCGACAACGGCGAGGTTCACTGGCGGAAAAGGTGCCGCCGGGATGCCTTTGCATCGGATGCAAGATCAAGTCTGGCGCACGGCTTACTTTCTGGACATCGTAGTGAAGGCCCCTCACGGCAAAATCCGGAATGTACTCGTAAGCCCGCAGACCCTCCGGATactgaaagaaaaatcacatttctcaACTCCACGCCACCTCTGGAGCACTTGGGAACAAAAAGTggagcaaaaagaaaatgaataacaaaggcgcaggaaaaaaaacaacaagtcaaaAATTCAAAGAATAGAAAAGACGCGttgtttttggttgtttgtttttttaaaaaagatgggcagcgatggGGCTTGCCCAACATTCATTCCGAAAACGGGGAGCGGCTAAAGACTCCCATCCCCtcgcttttgcccccccccccttttttttagatGGCTTCTCTGTAGTGCAGATTGTCACCTAGTGGGTGTCGGGCAAAAGAACCGTAGCAGGTTGCCGAGAGGACATACACACACGGCCGGGGGCCCACCCTGTGCTTGCTGATGAGGATGTCCCGCGCTATGTCGAAGATGAGCGTGTGGAGGTGGCTGGAGTAGAAGGCCAGCGTGTAGTCGTAGTCGAAGCCGTAGACCTCGGTGTCCCGCAGGCTCATCTCGTTGTTGGCAAAGATGCTGTCGGGGTCCACCGAGACGCTGGAGACGGACGGCATGACATCTGACCGCACAGATACCAcaatcaaaaaaagaaattattatttcataaaAAACGCTCAACATTGGGCACCATCATTATTGGCCCAAGATGCCGCGAGGTGGCAAAGCACCACTTTTGTCCAAACAAATCCCCCTAACTGAGTTGACATTTAAAATAAgctcgccccccctccccaaaaaaaaagggcactcAAGCAGGGAGCGCCCTGAGAGCTCCTTCTTTCGTCCTGAGAATGCAAAGGACTACCGGTTTCATACGCACTCCTGCAATGACGAATGTGCAGGCCTCGTctcccccctcgggtggtgtccgtccctcattcagatAGTAGCGCTCGAAAACCTTGTCACGGTTCTGTATTTTACCGCGTAGCTGCTTGAAGCAAATAAATGCCCCTCTCGAGCCATGTCACTTCACTTGGAAGTATCCGCAGTGGAATAAACAAACCCCGGTAAGCACCGACTTACCGATCGAGGATCGGCGGCGTACCGAAAGGCACCGCGCCGTCCATTCAACCACGCGATGAATGTCAACTTTGATTGAGCGCTCCTACCTTGGGTGTGTCTTTTAGTGCGGTTGTAAACAGACCACAAGCCGTCCGCCGAGCTGCTGCTCGCGGACGAAGCGCGGCGGTCGGTCCGAGCTGACGCGCGCGGACGGGAAAGCAAGTCGCTCCGCCCGCGACCGCGGCGGGACACCGCGCTCGAGTGGTGGGAAGCCTTCAAGACGTGACGTCGGAGCAGGCCGGCGATCCCCGGGGACAGGAGACGCGACAGGGGCGCCGACAAGTGCCCCATCGTCGGTGCTTTCGAGGAGGACGCGCAGGTAGCTCAACCCCAACGCGCGCCGACTGCGACGACAGTCTCAGGACACAAAAGGGCGCGGACGTCACTTCCGTGTTTGGCGAGCTCACGGCCAATCGGCGACTCGCTTCCGGCCACGAGCATAAATAAGGCTGTGCAGAATAAAGACATCGTTTGATTGCGGAGTTCTGTCTTCAATATGTCCACGAATACAATATAGCGATGAAATGTCGAAACGCGCCACCCAGACGTCACTTCCGTTTCTGACGagtcttcagccaatcagagactTACTTCCGAGTCCGAGCGGACCGCTGACAAATAAGAATAGCGCCCAAGTGATCGTTCTGAAAGCTTCTTTGCGCAGCGTGCCTGCGTAAAACGGGAGCAATTTAGTCATTAACGACTAGCCGACAGCCACCGaatgaaagcagcaatcaatcgtgtcatcttttaatcaatccCATTTGCAAGTAGCAGTGATGCTAAACGTCGTACGTAGGGGCATCACTTCAAAATGATTACGAGGCGCATTTATAATTCCTTTTCGGTCCGTTTGATAGTTGTATACGGTATTATTTTACATCATTCTGCATTTGTTACACTATTGGATAAAACTGAaaggaatgcaaaaaaatggtgacaaaGTGTTAAATTATCTCCGTCGTCAGTGCCTGTGCTTTAAAACAAGGAAGTTAAAAGCATAGAAAACAAATGGTTGCCGGGCCGCGAATAGCATATACTTGTCTCAACTGGTACGTGACACTAAAAAGGTTGGGGGGCCACAGACCTCGACGACGTGCAGGCTGCAGGGAATGATTTATGAAACGCAGCGTGCCATAGTTGAAGTCAAattgcactgaggtcaagccaCGTTCTGTTGCCACTTTTAGACATGATGTATGTAAATCAATGCCTAGAATGTATGTATGGCTCAATCAGTAATTCCCCCATGAAATATGGTCCCTTGAAGCTACGTACTAGCGGTTGTAGTATTGAATGTCTttaagtaagataagataagatatcctttattcgtcccacactggggaaatttacagcctccagcagcaagaatgtatgtagaaagaagaaagaaaaaaaacaacaaacatcactTCACATTAATTTCTACCATTACTGTACCCACGTAAGATGAAAACACTTGTTGCGtgcgtgatgaaaaaaaaatcaaattgaacaCGTAAatcggtgcgtgtgtgtgtggggggggttctTTCGGCGGCCAATGGTGACGAGCCACGATTCGACGGTTTGGCTTATGTTGATGACGCCGATTCGTCCCCGTCGCAGCGTTGTCTCCGCCGTGATTGGTCGACGGTCGTGCGTGGTGCGCCGCCATTGGTCCAGCCGGAGCCATTTAAGTGTACAGTGTTCGCGAGAACGGCCCATTGTCAGTTTCTGGTGCAGCGGCGTTACGGCGTGCGTTGTCGTCACCTTTTGGCCGAGCCCAGGTGCAACCTTCACAATCAAGCTCTAATCCCAAAATGAAGCGAGCGTGGCTTTTAGGACTTCTACTCGGGCTGCTAGCCTTCGGTGAGTAAACTACATAGTCGCCGACCGGGAACTTGCTAGCTTTAGCCGCTAAGCTAGATTTGCTTGCCGTTGTTACTTCCATCACTGCTCGACATTCATTCACGCCTTGTTTGAATTCTTGTCAAAATGCCTCGTATTAGCATCGGTCAGCCTTTGTACACAGCGGCGTAACATCCAagttgcctttgaatgtattcaCTCGGCTTTCCCAAAGTTTCTAACGTGTTACTGCCGTTATCTGCAGCCgacgttttttttggtttgtttgtgctTGAAATGGCAGATCCGTTCTTACTCCTGTGTTATTCTTGAGTGCGGGTCGTCGTCGTTTTTTCGCAATTCTAATCCTGTGCCTGCTCGCCGTGAAACTAACGTTGACGTCTCTCCATCCTCAATTTTAGGCGCCGTGAGGGCCGAGGATGAACTGGACGTGGACGGCACCGTGGAAGAGGACCTGGGCAAAAGCAGGGATGGCTCCAAAACCGATGACGAGGTGGTTCAGAGGTTAGGAAACATCTTGTTTGGTACCGAACCTCGGTGCGAGTCACGGACGGCACCCCTCCAACCTTAGCAACGCGTCAAACTCGATAGTCAGACCGGGGTAGACGCTTTGGCCAACGGGTTTTCTTTTCTCGCGCAGGGAGGAGGAAGCCATCCAGCTGGACGGCTTGAACGCAGCCCAGGTCAAGGAACTGCGAGAAAAGTCTGAGAAGCACGCCTTTCAGGCAGAGGTCAACCGCATGATGAAGCTGATCATCAACTCCCTGTACAAGAACAAGGAGGTGAGAGGATGGGGGGGGTGGCTTGAGGAGGGCGCGCAACGTCCGGGCTTGAGCTTTGTGGCTCACGACGTGACTTTTGCCCTCAGATCTTCCTCAGGGAGCTGATCTCCAACGCCTCCGACGCCCTGGATAAGATCCGCTTGTTGTCGCTCACCGACGACGCCGCGCTGGCCTCCAACGAAGAGCTGACCATCAAAATCAAAGTGCGCGGGCGCCGCGGCCGCCACCCGCCGGCGGACGCCAAACCCTTCTAAATGCGTGCCCTCCTCCCGCAGTCGGACAAAGACAAGAACGTGCTCCACATCACCGACACGGGGATCGGCATGACCAAAGAAGAGCTGGTGAAGAACCTGGGCACCATCGCCAAGTCGGGCACCAGCGAGTTCCTCAACAAGATGACGGAGATGCAGTCCGAGGACCAGTCCACCTCGGAGCTGATCGGCCAGTTCGGCGTGGGCTTCTACTCGGCTTTCCTGGTGGCCGACAAGGTTATCGTCACCTCCAAGCACAACAACGGCACGCAGCACATCTGGGAGTCGGACTCCAACCAGTTCTCGGTCATCGAGGACCCCCGCGGGGACACGCTGGGCCGCGGAACCACCATCACGTAGGTTCAAATGTGCCCGGCGGCGTTCCAATGGCCCCCCCGGCTCACCCCCAGTCCCTTTGGCAGGTTGGTGATGAAGGAGGAGGCCTCGGACTACCTGGAGCTGGAGACCATCAAGAATCTCGTCAGGAAATACTCGCAGTTCATCAACTTCCCCATTTACGTTTGGGCCAGCAAGGTACCCGCTCGCATCTTGGAGCCTCtttgcttgggggggggggggtgaaatttgTCGCCGTCAGATCCAGCCGAGATCGTTGAGTTTTGTCTTTGTACCCGTCAGACCGAGACGGTGGAGGAGCCCATCGACGAGGATGCCGACGCGACGGAGGAACCCGAGAAAGAAGCCTCTGAAGACGAGGCCGaggtggaagaggaggaagaagaggacaaAGACAAGCCCAAGACCAAGAAGGTGCCGCGTTGGACGCAACTGTCGGGggccgagccccccccccctttttatttttttgccgggGAGAAGTGACTGGTCCTTGGCTGGTTTTCTGATCGGCAGGTTGAGAAGACGGTGTGGGACTGGGAGCTGATGAACGACATCAAGCCCATCTGGCAGAGACCCGCCAAGGAGGTGGAGGACGACGAGTACAACGCTTTTTACAAGACCTTCTCCAAGGTGAGACGGACGCCGGCAAAAATAGCCACGCGGCGTAACGCCACGCTTTAAAATCCATCTTTCTCCCGTGCGTTTCTAATGCTGACCCATTTTTTGGGTggaggcgcgggggggggggggggggtcaatgtcTGCGTGAGCACGTGTACCTAACGAGCGCGGCTCCCAACAGGACAGCGAGAACCCCCTGGCGCACATCCACTTCACGGCCGAGGGCGAGGTCACCTTCAAGTCCATCCTCTTTGTGCCCACCGCCGCCCCCCGCGGCCTCTTTGACGAGTACGGCTCCAAGAAGAACGACTACATCAAGGTGAGGGTGCCGGCGGCGCAAAGCGGACAAAGTCATTTGTGAAGCGGGACCAAACGGAAAGGCTGCGACCGCTTGGTTTTGCCTCGGTCTTCGTCCAGCGCGTTGCACAAGCGCAATGAGAAGAGGGCAAATCGTGGCTCAAGCTCAATTTAAGCCTGGACAATTTTCTTGTTGCTCTTTTTCCCCTTTTACAAAGATAATATAGTGCTGTGAAAAGGTATTTGCCCCCTCCATGTTttcaattgggggggggggggggctgcatttTGTATGACCTTCAGTTGTCTCTGACAGTCATACAAAATGGATTTGAAACTTTTGTATGTGTGGTAGCTAtgtctaaaatgtaaaaatcagGAATACTTTGTCACGGCGGCGTATCCGTGTGACCTTGTgcgcaaaaatgaacaaatgattCTTTCCAAACGTCAAAAGCTCAAGGTGACCTTGCCGCTCCAACGTGCATCTGCATCACTCCAACAGAAACgcggctcctttttttttccttgtcaacAGCTTTTTGTtggtaaacttaaaaaaaaaagcccccttaAAACACATGGAGACCCTCGGATTCTGAAGAGCTTTTGTCTCAAGTGAGGAGGAGATTGTTTTTGCCGCATTTTCACACGGTTTGATTTTCGAGCGCGTTATCCGTCAGGTTGGAAATGCGGGTCCGCCCCCGCGTGCAAAACCACAATTTGCGTTTGTTGCAGCGCTGCAGGTCGATGGAGCAACTCGACAGGAACGC is a window from the Hippocampus zosterae strain Florida chromosome 3, ASM2543408v3, whole genome shotgun sequence genome containing:
- the LOC127597518 gene encoding endoplasmin-like; translated protein: MKRAWLLGLLLGLLAFGAVRAEDELDVDGTVEEDLGKSRDGSKTDDEVVQREEEAIQLDGLNAAQVKELREKSEKHAFQAEVNRMMKLIINSLYKNKEIFLRELISNASDALDKIRLLSLTDDAALASNEELTIKIKSDKDKNVLHITDTGIGMTKEELVKNLGTIAKSGTSEFLNKMTEMQSEDQSTSELIGQFGVGFYSAFLVADKVIVTSKHNNGTQHIWESDSNQFSVIEDPRGDTLGRGTTITLVMKEEASDYLELETIKNLVRKYSQFINFPIYVWASKTETVEEPIDEDADATEEPEKEASEDEAEVEEEEEEDKDKPKTKKVEKTVWDWELMNDIKPIWQRPAKEVEDDEYNAFYKTFSKDSENPLAHIHFTAEGEVTFKSILFVPTAAPRGLFDEYGSKKNDYIKLFVRRVFITDDFNDMMPKYLNFVKGVVDSDDLPLNVSRETLQQHKLLKVIRKKLVRKTLDMIKKIAEEQYDDKFWKEFGTNIKLGVIEDHSNRTRLAKLLRFQTSNSDTALASLEQYVERMKEKQDKIYFMAGTNRKEAEASPFVERLLKKGYEVIYLTEPVDEYCIQALPEFDGKRFQNVAKEGVKFDESDKAKEKREAQEKEYEPLTTWLKDKALKDKIEKAVLSQRLTDSPCALVASQYGWSGNMERIMKAQAYQTGKDISTNYYASQKKTLEINPKHPLIKQMLKRVNDDAEDQTASDLAAVLFETATLRSGYQLADTKAYGDRIERMLRLSMNVPLDEQVEDEPEEEPAEEEEPDEDQNEEADDDDDEVLDDGEDDKVVMTEKTEL
- the LOC127597526 gene encoding 5'-nucleotidase domain-containing protein 3-like isoform X2, translating into MGHLSAPLSRLLSPGIAGLLRRHVLKASHHSSAVSRRGRGRSDLLSRPRASARTDRRASSASSSSADGLWSVYNRTKRHTQDVMPSVSSVSVDPDSIFANNEMSLRDTEVYGFDYDYTLAFYSSHLHTLIFDIARDILISKHRYPEGLRAYEYIPDFAVRGLHYDVQKALLMKIDAFHYIQLGTVYRGLHPVPDEEVVAMYDGCHVPLEIMSDFYGKFMDIFSLPEMSLLSCVNDFFMKHNIDYEPVHLHKDVKEAIRDVHVKGIMYRAVEADIGKYICYGEQSHAVLKKLREHGKKMFLITNSPFDFVDRGMSYIVGSDWRDLFDVVIVQADKPGFFNDRRKPFRRVTDKGALLWDRIHKLEKGQIYKQGNLYEFLRLTGWRGSKVLYFGDHIYSDLADLTLKHGWRTGAIVPELRKEIKIMNTEEYVHTVSWMQALTGLIEQMQVRRDAASQAVVGEWIREREAMRPLTKQMFNPQFGSLFRTYHNPTYFSRRLSRFADIYMASISCLLNYDFQHTFFPHRTPLQHESPLVQGRAPAAGPPPSPPPPAGAHEGRR
- the LOC127597526 gene encoding 5'-nucleotidase domain-containing protein 3-like isoform X3 yields the protein MSLRDTEVYGFDYDYTLAFYSSHLHTLIFDIARDILISKHRYPEGLRAYEYIPDFAVRGLHYDVQKALLMKIDAFHYIQLGTVYRGLHPVPDEEVVAMYDGCHVPLEIMSDFYGKSSHGHSMKQFMDIFSLPEMSLLSCVNDFFMKHNIDYEPVHLHKDVKEAIRDVHVKGIMYRAVEADIGKYICYGEQSHAVLKKLREHGKKMFLITNSPFDFVDRGMSYIVGSDWRDLFDVVIVQADKPGFFNDRRKPFRRVTDKGALLWDRIHKLEKGQIYKQGNLYEFLRLTGWRGSKVLYFGDHIYSDLADLTLKHGWRTGAIVPELRKEIKIMNTEEYVHTVSWMQALTGLIEQMQVRRDAASQAVVGEWIREREAMRPLTKQMFNPQFGSLFRTYHNPTYFSRRLSRFADIYMASISCLLNYDFQHTFFPHRTPLQHESPLVQGRAPAAGPPPSPPPPAGAHEGRR
- the LOC127597526 gene encoding 5'-nucleotidase domain-containing protein 3-like isoform X1 — encoded protein: MGHLSAPLSRLLSPGIAGLLRRHVLKASHHSSAVSRRGRGRSDLLSRPRASARTDRRASSASSSSADGLWSVYNRTKRHTQDVMPSVSSVSVDPDSIFANNEMSLRDTEVYGFDYDYTLAFYSSHLHTLIFDIARDILISKHRYPEGLRAYEYIPDFAVRGLHYDVQKALLMKIDAFHYIQLGTVYRGLHPVPDEEVVAMYDGCHVPLEIMSDFYGKSSHGHSMKQFMDIFSLPEMSLLSCVNDFFMKHNIDYEPVHLHKDVKEAIRDVHVKGIMYRAVEADIGKYICYGEQSHAVLKKLREHGKKMFLITNSPFDFVDRGMSYIVGSDWRDLFDVVIVQADKPGFFNDRRKPFRRVTDKGALLWDRIHKLEKGQIYKQGNLYEFLRLTGWRGSKVLYFGDHIYSDLADLTLKHGWRTGAIVPELRKEIKIMNTEEYVHTVSWMQALTGLIEQMQVRRDAASQAVVGEWIREREAMRPLTKQMFNPQFGSLFRTYHNPTYFSRRLSRFADIYMASISCLLNYDFQHTFFPHRTPLQHESPLVQGRAPAAGPPPSPPPPAGAHEGRR